GTCTACTGTTATCTGTTTGCCTTACCCTGAATAATTAGTTATTATATCGTATGGTTCAAAAATGTTTCCCGAGGAAGCAGAAACGAAGAGGTCAAAAAATAAACCAGAAGATACAGTCTGTCAAGCGGATAGTAACAAGAAGTCAGACAGAAAATTGATGATAGGAGATAAAAATGACCCCACAAGAACTATGGAATCAATACAAACGAGTCAACCCAAACATTGGTGATAGTATCGATGCCTGGCAATTTGGAGCAGAACCTGATCAACTGGCACAATTAGTCCTAAAAGGAGTTAAGACAGCGACTGCCTCTGCTTATGATCTGTATAAAGTTGACAATGAGCCGCTTCCGCAAAAAGACAGTTATGATGTGATTCTAGATAGTCAAAATCAAGCGATTTGTATTATTCAAATTATCAAGGTTTCTGTTGTACCTTTCAAAGAAGTTTCTGATGAACATGCTTTTAAGGAAGGAGAGGGCGATCGCTCCTTGACTTGGTGGCAGGATAGTCATCGAAAAATTTTTACCCAATGGTTTAAAGATGCTGCTTTAACATTCAAAGAAGATAGTCTGATTGTGCTTGAAGAGTTTCGCTGTGTCTATCCTCATTTAACAAATAAATCGAAAAATGCTATAATGGATTGAACATTTTGTTGTCCATTATTTTTATGAAGGAATTTTTATGACTAACTATGCTATTATCCTTGCTGCTGGTAAGGGTACTCGAATGAAATCGGATTTACCAAAAGTTTTGCACCAAGTGGCAGGACTTACTATGTTGGAACATGTTAAACGTGCTGTTGATACCATGAATCCAGCAAAAACAGTGACCGTTGTCGGTCATAAAGCAGAACTTGTTCAAAAGGTTCTAGAAGACCAATCAGAATTTGTCCTCCAATCGGAGCAATTGGGAACGGGGCATGCCGTTATGATGGCTGAGTCATCTTTGGCTGAGCTTGAAGGACAAACGCTTGTCATTGCTGGTGACACGCCTTTGATTAGAGGAGAAAGCCTGAAAAACTTGCTGCATTATCATAAAAGCCATAAAAATGT
This region of Streptococcus mutans genomic DNA includes:
- a CDS encoding ASCH domain-containing protein; protein product: MTPQELWNQYKRVNPNIGDSIDAWQFGAEPDQLAQLVLKGVKTATASAYDLYKVDNEPLPQKDSYDVILDSQNQAICIIQIIKVSVVPFKEVSDEHAFKEGEGDRSLTWWQDSHRKIFTQWFKDAALTFKEDSLIVLEEFRCVYPHLTNKSKNAIMD